Genomic segment of Drosophila ananassae strain 14024-0371.13 chromosome 2L, ASM1763931v2, whole genome shotgun sequence:
acaaaaaaataaaccttTAACATGAAACTTAAAATGAATAgaaaaattctattttatttcaggtttcaaatttttattaaatacataatactttttaaatacTATTGGTTTTGAATATTCGATGTCAGAACAcctaataaaattaaaaatatacaaatatatgtaCAGAAAAACCACTTTTAGTCATATGTATTTTAGAAAACTCCTATATCCCTCGTATAGTGCTCCACTCTAAAAGAAAACTCTTTCTGTAAAAGGAGCTGGAGATCAAGAAAggcacaagtgtgcaacttgTATGCGGCACATTCTTAATCCGGGTTTTTGTCATTACACTTTCCACTTTATTTCCGTTCGTTCGCAGATTTGCGTTGTAAGCACTTCCCCTTCCATTCCGAAAGGACCTATCCCTCTTGCCCCTGCCCAGAGCTTCACTTTGAATTAGGCAGATTTTCCTCTTCCGCatttcccctttttttcaACACCATTCCATATCCTTTTTTGGCTCTTTTTTTCGACCAACTGAAGAGCAATTGGAAATAATGCAGTGAGGACAGATGAGCACAAAGACAAGGCACTGGACTGAGGATAGGGGACTATGGACAATAAACTGGCAGTGGGAAATTGAGATGCAGGACTTAAAAATGGCCAAGAACCCGAGAAGAGGCACGAGGAAGTAAGAAGTTTGGGCCGGAGCTGCTCTATCAACCGGGCCAGTAAGCTGCTTGCTAGGAAGACTGCAGTTTGAGGCTTAAACCCAACCAACCGCAAACTCCAATGCTATCAGCTGTAGGTTTCAGGTTCAGAATCACAAACTATGTCAGCCATAGTGGACACTTATTGATACCATGTTTCCATGCCTCCCAAGCAGCAACTAAGGAgggaataaaaacaattatcaaaaaattatCCCATAATCTCTActaaatatatacacaacTTTATTCCTTTTTGTCTTTTCTGCCAGAGTAACTGCAAGGATACAAAAAGTTCAGATCCTCCTGAAATTacctttccttttttattttaatttccattaaaaacTGAAATGATCGATGTTGAACCAAAAGCAAAAATTGAAATCATAAGGCCCCATGATACGTTAGTATTTTAGGTATTTTCATCTGGGGTTTTGTAGAGCCATTTTAGCCGGCATTGATTTTTCTATAATTTCACCTGTCAAACTGCAAGAACTTGGCTGAATTATTCGGTTGAACTTCCTCAACAAAAACAGACGTGTCCCGTAGGGCAAACATTAATTCGATTTGAGGCATACTCCATACGGAAACATTCCACTCGGCTTGGAGTGTATCTGTGTATACAATGTATATACTCCGCACTTGGGGCACATCCAGTTCCCAGAGTGGCAACCTCAATTTACCCATTTCAGGAGTCCCGATGGCATAAGCGAATTCATCCATTAAAGCTGCCAGCAGCGTACATAAAGCCAAACAATTCCCCTAACTACCCAAATTGATCAATTTCAATTCACTGCAAATAGCCTGGGCGTGATTTGTTGGGGTGGCTCCGGCAGCAGTAATGTCGCCCCTGGTTGGTAATGTTGGCAATATAAACTTTTTGTACTTTTACGATACGATGCTGAGCTGAAACTGTGCAGCGttagcggcagcggcagctcTAGAAAATGAAACGACAACGTCCGACGACGACACCTTGCCAAGTAGCTCACTACAAATTTGTCAAAGCTAAGGACGCAGCTAAAGAAATCGAAACgatttgaaaacaaaaacgaacAGGTAACCTACATATAAAACATACaagcaagggtataaaaagttcCATTGTCGACAATAGCACGCTCCGAAGCAAAAGTTTACATATCAAATTTCAAGTTTTTGCTGCACCAAGTTATTCGTACCATTTTCAGTTCTTATCAAAATGTTATTTCCCGATTATTATCGAGATACAGGAATAATAATGTACACGCTCCTTTTGAGTCTGCCCATTCGGATCGTGCTGTACGCGGCGTACTTGTATCTGCAGAACCTAAGCGCTTTGCTAAAGATGATAGAGTTGGCATTGATCCTGATTCTGGCCGGGGCTGCGAGTGTCGGTAACTTCATTAAATGCAGGATACAGAGTGGCACCGGAAACTTCTTCATATTGCCCGAGATTCTGATCCTGCGCTTGCTGTTCATAATCTACAAACAGCTAAACACCTTGATGCTGATTCTCCATATGATAGCCTCATCGCTGCGTATCCCGGGTAATATGCTGAACCGATTGAGCAAGTTCTTCCGTGACTGTGC
This window contains:
- the LOC6500388 gene encoding uncharacterized protein LOC6500388, with translation MLFPDYYRDTGIIMYTLLLSLPIRIVLYAAYLYLQNLSALLKMIELALILILAGAASVGNFIKCRIQSGTGNFFILPEILILRLLFIIYKQLNTLMLILHMIASSLRIPGNMLNRLSKFFRDCANRQTWIMMLHHAEII